TGCCCCCTTGTGGTCGGTGTACAGGTGGTGCATGGCTGTCGTCAGCTCGTGTCGTGAGATGTTGGGTTAAGTCCCGCAACGAGCGCAACCCTTGTCCCGTGTTGCCAGCAGGCCCTTGTGGTGCTGGGGACTCACGGGAGACCGCCGGGGTCAACTCGGAGGAAGGTGGGGACGACGTCAAGTCATCATGCCCCTTATGTCTTGGGCTGCACACGTGCTACAATGGCCGGTACAAAGAGCTGCGATACCGTGAGGTGGAGCGAATCTCAAAAAGCCGGTCTCAGTTCGGATTGGGGTCTGCAACTCGACCCCATGAAGTCGGAGTCGCTAGTAATCGCAGATCAGCATTGCTGCGGTGAATACGTTCCCGGGCCTTGTACACACCGCCCGTCACGTCACGAAAGTCGGTAACACCCGAAGCCGGTGGCCCAACCCCTTGTGGGAGGGAGCTGTCGAAGGTGGGACTGGCGATTGGGACGAAGTCGTAACAAGGTAGCCGTACCGGAAGGTGCGGCTGGATCACCTCCTTTCTAAGGAGCACTTCTTACCGGGCTTCGGCCTGGTCAGAGGCCAGAACATCAGCGAATGTCTGATGCTGGTTGCTCATGGGTGGAACGTTGACTATTCGGCACGATTCTTCAAAGCCTTCTGTTAGTACTGCTTCGGCGTGGAACACAGGAAGAGTGGCGGAGATCGTGCCGGGCGCGCTGTTGGGTGTCTGAGGGTGCGAGCGCTGCTCGCCCTTCGAACGCCGGCCCCAGTGAACTCGCCGCGGTTGCGGTGGGGTGATGGGTGGCTGGTCGTTGCTTGAGAACTGCACAGTGGACGCGAGCATCTGTGGCCAAGTTTTTAAGGGCGCACGGTGGATGCCTTGGCACCAGGAACCGATGAAGGACGTGGGAGGCCGCGATAGGCCCCGGGGAGCTGTCAACCAAGCTTTGATCCGGGGGTGTCCGAATGGGGAAACCCGGCAGTCGTCATGGGCTGTCACCCTTACCTGAACACATAGGGTAAGTGGAGGGAACGAGGGGAAGTGAAACATCTCAGTACCCTCAGGAAGAGAAAACAACCGTGATTCCGGGAGTAGTGGCGAGCGAAACCGGATGAGGCCAAACCGTATGCGTGTGATACCCGGCAGGGGTTGCGCATGCGGGGTTGTGGGATCTCTCTTTCACGGTCTGCCGGCCGTGAGACGAGTCAGAAACCGTTGATGTAGGCGAAGGACATGCGAAAGGTCCGGCGTAGAGGGTAAGACCCCCGTAGCTGAAACATTGACGGCTCGTTTGAGAGACACCCAAGTAGCACGGGGCCCGAGAAATCCCGTGTGAATCTGGCGGGACCACCCGCTAAGCCTAAATATTCCCTGGTGACCGATAGCGGATAGTACCGTGAGGGAATGGTGAAAAGTACCGCGGGAGCGGAGTGAAATAGTACCTGAAACCGTGTGCCTACAAGCCGTGGGAGCGTCGCTCACATCTTCGGATGTGGGTCGTGACTGCGTGCCTTTTGAAGAATGAGCCTGCGAGTTTGCGGTGTGTTGCGAGGTTAACCCGTGTGGGGAAGCCGTAGCGAAAGCGAGTCCGAACAGGGCGATTCAGTAGCGCGCTCAAGACCCGAAGCGGAGTGATCTAGCCATGGGCAGGTTGAAGCGGAGGTAAGACTTCGTGGAGGACCGAACCCACCAGGGTTGAAAACCTGGGGGATGACCTGTGGTTAGGGGTGAAAGGCCAATCAAACTCCGTGATAGCTGGTTCTCCCCGAAATGCATTTAGGTGCAGCGTCGTGTGTTTCTTGCCGGAGGTAGAGCACTGGATAGGCGATGGGCCCTACCGGGTTACTGACCTTAGCCAAACTCCGAATGCCGGTAAGTGAGAGCGCGGCAGTGAGACTGTGGGGGATAAGCTCCATGGTCGAGAGGGAAACAGCCCAGAGCATCGACTAAGGCCCCTAAGCGTACGCTAAGTGGGAAAGGATGTGGAGTCGCAGAGACAACCAGGAGGTTGGCTTAGAAGCAGCCACCCTTGAAAGAGTGCGTAATAGCTCACTGGTCAAGTGATTCCGCGCCGACAATGTAGCGGGGCTCAAGCGTACCGCCGAAGTCGTGTCATTCCAGCATGAGGGCCAACGCCCGCTGGGATGGGTAGGGGAGCGTCGTGTGCCGGGTGAAGCAGCCGCGGAAGCGAGTTGTGGACGGTTCACGAGTGAGAATGCAGGCATGAGTAGCGATACACACGTGAGAAACGTGTGCGCCGATTGACTAAGGGTTCCTGGGTCAAGCTGATCTGCCCAGGGTAAGTCGGGACCTAAGGCGAGGCCGACAGGCGTAGTCGATGGACAACCGGTTGATATTCCGGTACCCGCTTTGAAGCGCCAGCGCTGAACCCAGCGATGCTAAGCCCGTGAAACCGCCGTGTGCGTCTTCGGACAAGCACGGAGTGGTGGAGCCGGTGGCCCAGACTGGTAGTAGGTGAGCGATGGGGTGACGCAGGAAGGTAGTCCAGCCCGGGCGGTGGTTGTCCCGGGGTAAGGGTGTAGGACGTCACGTAGGCAAATCCGCGTGACACATAGTCTGAGACCTGATGCCGAGCCGATTGTGGTGAAGTGGATGATCCTATGCTGTCGAGAAAAGCCTCTAGCGAGTTTCATGGCGGCCCGTACCCTAAACCGACTCAGGTGGTCAGGTAGAGAATACCGAGGCGTTCGGGTGAACTATGGTTAAGGAACTCGGCAAAATGCCCCCGTAACTTCGGGAGAAGGGGGGCCACGCCTGGTGATGGAGTTTACCTCCGGAGCTGGGGGTGGCCGCAGAGACCAGCGAGAAGCGACTGTTTACTAAAAACACAGGTCCGTGCGAAGCCGTAAGGCGATGTATACGGACTGACGCCTGCCCGGTGCTGGAACGTTAAGGGGACCGGTTAGCTTGGATTCGTCCAGGCGAAGCTGAGAACTTAAGCGCCAGTAAACGGCGGTGGTAACTATAACCATCCTAAGGTAGCGAAATTCCTTGTCGGGTAAGTTCCGACCTGCACGAATGGCGTAACGACTTCTCGACTGTCTCAACCATAGGCCCGGTGAAATTGCACTACGAGTAAAGATGCTCGTTTCGCGCAGCAGGACGGAAAGACCCCGGGACCTTTACTACAGTTTGATATTGGTGTTCGGTTCGGCTTGTGTAGGATAGGTGGGAGACTTTGAAGCTGTGACGCCAGTCATGGTGGAGTCGCCGTTGAAATACCACTCTGGTCGTGCTGGATGTCTAACCTGGGTCCGTGATCCGGATCAGGGACAGTGTCTGATGGGTAGTTTAACTGGGGCGGTTGCCTCCTAAAGGGTAACGGAGGCGCCCAAAGGTTCCCTCAGCCTGGTTGGCAATCAGGTGTTGAGTGTAAGTGCACAAGGGAGCTTGACTGTGAGACCGACGGGTCGAGCAGGGACGAAAGTCGGGACTAGTGATCCGGCGGTGGCTTGTGGAAGCGCCGTCGCTCAACGGATAAAAGGTACCCCGGGGATAACAGGCTGATCTTCCCCAAGAGTCCATATCGACGGGATGGTTTGGCACCTCGATGTCGGCTCGTCGCATCCTGGGGCTGGAGTCGGTCCCAAGGGTTGGGCTGTTCGCCCATTAAAGCGGTACGCGAGCTGGGTTTAGAACGTCGTGAGACAGTTCGGTCCCTATCCGCTGTGCGCGTAGGAATATTGAGAAGGGCTGTCCCTAGTACGAGAGGACCGGGACGGACGAACCTCTGGTGTGCCAGTTGTTCTGCCAAGGGCATGGCTGGTTGGCTACGTTCGGGAGGGATAACCGCTGAAAGCATCTAAGCGGGAAGCCTGCTTCGAGATGAGTATTCCCACCTCCTTGAGAGGGTAAGGCTCCCAGTAGACGACTGGGTTGATAGGCCGGATATGGAAGCCCAGTGATGGGTGGAGTTGACCGGTACTAATAGGCCGAGGGCTTGTCCTCAGTTGCTCGCGTCCACTGTGTTAGTTCTGAAGTAACGAACTCCCGTTTGGCTGGTTGAGTTCATCTTCATAGTGTTTCGGTGGTCATAGCGTTAGGGAAACGCCCGGTTACATTCCGAACCCGGAAGCTAAGCCTTTCAGCGCCGATGGTACTGCAGGGGGGACCCTGTGGGAGAGTAGGACGCCGCCGAACAAATTGTGACGGGAAGCCCCGCATCTGATGATGCGGGGCTTTTCGCATCTCCAGGCATATGTGCTCCGGCCGTCATGGGCCCGCTTGTGGCCAGGCCCTGCACCCCGTGCATGGGCCGGCCCGTGCTGACGGTAAGGTCAGGGGGCAGCATTGACACGTTCCCACAGGAGGCCCCCGGGTGGAGGTACAGGAGACTCGCGTTCAGACGGACCGGGTCCTCACCATCCCCAACATCCTGAGCATGGCCAGGCTCATCGGTGTACCGCTCTTCCTGTGGCTCATTCTCCGCCCCGAGTTCGGCGGGCCCAACAGCGACGGATGGGCCCTCCTGGTCCTGGCCCTCAGCGGCGTCAGCGACTACCTCGACGGTAAGCTCGCACGACGCTGGAACCAGATCAGCAGCCTCGGACGAATCCTCGACCCCGCGGCCGACCGGCTGTACATCCTGTCCACCCTCATCGGGCTGACCTGGCGCGAGATCCTCCCGCTCTGGCTCACCGCCGCACTTGTCGCCCGCGAGCTGATGCTCCTGGTCATGGTGGGAATCCTCCGCCGCCACGGCTATCCGCCGCCGCAGGTGAACTTCCTCGGCAAGGCCGCCACGTTCAACCTCATGTACGCGTTCCCGTTGCTGCTGCTCAGTGACGGGGACACGTGGCTTGCGTCACTCGCTGAAGTTTTCGGGTGGGCCTTCGCCGGATGGGGTACAACTCTGTACTGGTGGGCAGGGATTCTCTACGTGGTCCAGGTCCGCCGACTTGTCAAGGCGGAAACCGCAGCCGAATGACCCTGTCTTTCCTCGCCGC
This genomic window from Streptomyces thermolilacinus SPC6 contains:
- a CDS encoding CDP-alcohol phosphatidyltransferase family protein — encoded protein: MEVQETRVQTDRVLTIPNILSMARLIGVPLFLWLILRPEFGGPNSDGWALLVLALSGVSDYLDGKLARRWNQISSLGRILDPAADRLYILSTLIGLTWREILPLWLTAALVARELMLLVMVGILRRHGYPPPQVNFLGKAATFNLMYAFPLLLLSDGDTWLASLAEVFGWAFAGWGTTLYWWAGILYVVQVRRLVKAETAAE